From a single Acidobacteriota bacterium genomic region:
- the argS gene encoding arginine--tRNA ligase, whose product MTLLELQTALRTAIRDAASEEFGISLENIAAETPPKTELGDLAFPAAFELAKLVKQATGEKQNPRAIAEKLKARIEKFDFIDRVEIAGPGYLNVFYDRARFLVENLDSAPIPARAGTVAKVCVEHTSVNPNKAAHIGHVRNSVLGDTFVRILNANGKAVEVQNYIDNTGVQVADVVVGFMFIEHLNLDAIKTLDSELSVKGISFDYYCWNLYARVGQAYLADEELKAKRAEVLHLIEEGNNPTAELADYVATRNVECILKTMERFGIRYDLLPRESEILHLHFWDKAFEQMKQLGVVHHETEGKNAGCWVMPFEEHSGTDEHDSDKILVRSNGTVTYTGKDIAYQMWKLGILGLDFHYRPFHKYADGKEVWITTADASQASAEFPEFGHGETVYNVIDTRQSYPQEIVKRGVAAIYPERGENASVHLSYEMVALSPAAAEELGFQLSDEDKKRTFIEMSGRKGLGVKADDLIDRLEANAFAEVESRHQDISVDEKKHIAHQIAVGALRYFLLKFTRTTVIVFDFKEALSFEGETGCFCQYSAVRANSIFRKLAERSEDLSAIKATLKGSERISEMLSAEDANDIWAMLTLASRLEETLQQAANANEPAILAKYTFNLAKAFNLFYHNHKILPEPDETKRAVLLTVAERARDTLTTALATMGIEVPEKM is encoded by the coding sequence ATGACACTGCTCGAACTTCAAACAGCCCTTCGAACCGCGATCCGCGATGCCGCATCGGAAGAGTTTGGCATTTCGCTGGAAAACATCGCTGCCGAAACACCACCAAAAACCGAGCTCGGCGACCTTGCCTTCCCGGCCGCCTTTGAACTCGCAAAGCTTGTAAAACAAGCAACCGGCGAGAAGCAAAATCCCCGTGCAATAGCTGAAAAGCTGAAGGCTCGAATAGAAAAGTTCGATTTCATCGACCGTGTCGAGATCGCCGGACCAGGCTATTTGAACGTTTTTTACGACCGGGCTCGTTTTCTGGTCGAAAATCTCGACTCAGCTCCGATTCCCGCTCGGGCCGGGACCGTGGCGAAGGTCTGCGTCGAGCACACTTCCGTCAACCCCAATAAAGCTGCCCACATCGGGCACGTGCGGAATTCCGTTCTCGGCGACACGTTCGTCCGCATTCTGAATGCCAACGGAAAAGCGGTTGAGGTCCAGAATTATATCGACAATACAGGTGTTCAAGTAGCCGATGTGGTCGTCGGGTTTATGTTCATCGAACACTTGAACTTGGACGCGATAAAGACTCTGGATAGTGAGCTTAGTGTAAAGGGCATCTCGTTCGATTACTACTGCTGGAACCTCTATGCCAGGGTCGGCCAAGCATATCTCGCCGACGAGGAGCTGAAGGCAAAACGGGCCGAAGTACTTCACTTGATCGAAGAAGGCAACAACCCGACCGCCGAGCTTGCCGACTACGTCGCGACCCGAAACGTCGAGTGCATACTCAAGACGATGGAGCGCTTCGGTATCCGGTACGATCTATTGCCCCGTGAGTCTGAGATCCTTCATCTTCACTTCTGGGACAAGGCGTTCGAGCAGATGAAGCAGCTCGGTGTTGTTCACCATGAGACCGAAGGCAAGAATGCGGGATGCTGGGTGATGCCCTTTGAGGAGCACTCCGGAACGGATGAGCACGACTCGGACAAGATCCTCGTCCGCTCGAACGGAACCGTGACCTACACCGGCAAGGACATCGCCTATCAGATGTGGAAGCTCGGGATACTCGGGCTCGATTTCCATTACCGGCCGTTTCATAAGTATGCCGACGGCAAAGAGGTTTGGATAACGACGGCTGATGCTTCACAAGCCTCGGCGGAGTTTCCGGAGTTTGGCCACGGCGAGACGGTCTACAACGTCATCGACACGCGGCAGTCCTATCCGCAGGAGATCGTAAAGCGAGGCGTTGCCGCGATCTATCCCGAACGCGGGGAGAATGCGAGCGTTCACCTTTCATATGAGATGGTCGCCCTCTCGCCGGCGGCGGCTGAAGAACTTGGATTTCAGCTTTCCGACGAGGACAAGAAGCGGACGTTCATCGAAATGAGCGGCCGAAAAGGCCTCGGCGTAAAGGCCGACGACCTGATCGACCGGCTCGAAGCGAATGCATTCGCCGAGGTCGAGTCGCGGCATCAGGATATCTCGGTTGACGAGAAAAAGCACATCGCTCACCAGATCGCCGTCGGTGCTTTGCGGTACTTTTTGCTAAAGTTCACACGGACGACGGTGATCGTTTTTGATTTCAAGGAAGCGCTTTCATTCGAAGGCGAGACGGGTTGCTTTTGCCAGTACTCGGCGGTCCGAGCGAATTCGATCTTTCGAAAGCTTGCCGAACGCAGCGAGGATCTTTCGGCTATAAAGGCCACGCTAAAAGGTTCAGAGAGGATCAGCGAAATGCTGTCGGCGGAGGACGCGAACGACATTTGGGCGATGCTGACGCTTGCTTCGCGGCTCGAGGAAACCCTTCAGCAGGCAGCGAACGCCAATGAGCCCGCGATTTTAGCCAAATATACATTCAACCTCGCGAAGGCTTTTAACCTTTTCTACCACAACCACAAGATCCTGCCCGAGCCGGATGAAACGAAGCGGGCGGTGCTCTTGACCGTCGCCGAGCGGGCTCGCGACACCCTGACCACCGCGCTTGCGACGATGGGAATTGAGGTGCCGGAGAAGATGTAG
- the trpE gene encoding anthranilate synthase component I: MPPFEGRHFLFVTKEYPKTLQPVVARIPADLHTPLSVYLKIAAGEDHSFLLESVEGGSALARYSFIGAGPEMVATGRRQTVDLIRGGEVEELPIDLIAFLREELGRYRVEPDAGLPSFTGGAIGYLGFPCSEWFEPSLARPKGLDREFGMMMFFRSVVAFDHARQQILIITNSEAGDEGSLAVAHERNARIREQIESSELRVPRSEPSQEGETSVASNFTREGFIEAVSLAKEYIAAGDCYQVVISQRFSRPTTAGPVSLYRAIRSLNPSPYMFLIKTPKRSVIGASPEMLVRVRESEIHYRPIAGTRPRGAIEADDRRFAEEMAADPKEVAEHQMLVDLGRNDVGRVSEYGSVRVERLMTVEKYSHVQHLVSDVTGRLRPGLDRFDALASCFPAGTVSGAPKVRAIEIIRELEPDERSIYSGAVGHFDHAGNMDTCIAIRTIVLENGVAEVQAGAGIVADSNPESEYEETVNKAAALLRAIEIAEKEL; encoded by the coding sequence ATGCCGCCTTTTGAAGGGCGGCATTTTTTATTTGTGACCAAAGAGTATCCAAAAACATTGCAGCCGGTGGTCGCGAGAATTCCCGCCGACCTCCACACGCCGCTTTCGGTTTACCTGAAAATTGCGGCCGGCGAGGATCATTCATTCCTGCTCGAATCGGTCGAGGGCGGTTCGGCGTTGGCTCGATATTCCTTCATCGGAGCCGGGCCGGAAATGGTCGCAACGGGCCGTCGGCAGACGGTAGATCTGATTCGCGGAGGCGAAGTCGAAGAACTCCCGATCGACCTTATCGCTTTTCTAAGAGAGGAACTCGGCAGATATAGAGTTGAGCCCGACGCCGGACTTCCCTCGTTTACCGGCGGAGCCATCGGCTATCTCGGCTTCCCTTGCTCGGAGTGGTTCGAGCCCTCGCTTGCACGGCCGAAAGGGCTCGATCGCGAGTTTGGAATGATGATGTTCTTCCGCTCGGTCGTCGCCTTTGACCATGCTCGGCAACAGATATTGATCATCACTAATTCCGAAGCTGGCGACGAGGGATCGCTTGCCGTTGCACACGAAAGGAATGCCCGCATTCGCGAACAGATAGAGTCCTCGGAACTCCGAGTTCCCCGCTCCGAACCCTCTCAAGAAGGAGAAACATCGGTCGCTTCGAACTTCACCCGTGAAGGATTCATTGAAGCCGTTAGTCTGGCAAAGGAATACATAGCAGCCGGCGATTGCTATCAGGTTGTGATATCACAGCGATTTTCTCGTCCGACCACGGCGGGCCCGGTCTCGCTTTATAGAGCGATCCGTTCGCTTAACCCATCGCCGTATATGTTCCTGATCAAAACGCCGAAGCGGTCCGTAATCGGAGCTTCGCCGGAGATGCTGGTAAGAGTGCGGGAGTCTGAGATCCACTACCGCCCGATCGCCGGCACGCGGCCGCGGGGCGCCATTGAGGCCGACGACCGGCGTTTTGCCGAGGAAATGGCCGCCGATCCGAAAGAGGTCGCCGAACACCAAATGCTGGTCGACCTCGGGCGAAACGATGTCGGCCGAGTGTCCGAATACGGTTCTGTGCGGGTCGAGCGTTTGATGACGGTGGAGAAATATTCGCACGTTCAGCATCTTGTAAGCGACGTAACGGGCCGTCTGCGCCCGGGGCTCGACCGTTTTGATGCCCTCGCGTCGTGTTTCCCGGCAGGCACGGTTTCCGGAGCCCCAAAGGTGCGGGCGATCGAGATCATCCGCGAACTCGAGCCCGACGAAAGGTCGATCTATTCCGGTGCGGTCGGCCATTTTGACCACGCCGGGAACATGGACACGTGCATAGCGATCCGCACGATCGTCCTTGAGAATGGTGTCGCCGAGGTCCAGGCCGGAGCCGGCATCGTCGCGGATTCGAACCCGGAGTCAGAATATGAGGAAACCGTGAACAAAGCGGCGGCGTTGCTGCGGGCGATTGAGATCGCTGAAAAGGAATTATGA
- the trpD gene encoding anthranilate phosphoribosyltransferase, which produces MSLLLRKYRDDFAAGRSFDAADAEALLDALITETVEQPIADVLTAWNAKGVSSDEIYEFARILRSRMNRVNSVHETFVDIVGTGGSSAKTFNVSTAASFVVAGAGVAVAKHGNKAATSNSGSADVLSVLGIDPAVSPETAETCLNTVGICFMFAPNFHRLSPTLAKVRRGLGFPTIFNCVGPLCNPASAPHQLIGVWDKELVPKMAEALARLVTKRSWIVHGEDGLDEISPTGRTFVAEIEGDSIRRFEIAARDFGLGTDEPSGLRSRDSAHSGEMIRGVLLGQPHSQSAEDLVLVNAAAALFISNAADSFENSVDMARESLTSGAAHNKLEELAAAAPIK; this is translated from the coding sequence ATGAGCCTGCTCCTAAGGAAATATCGCGACGATTTCGCGGCCGGCCGGTCATTTGACGCGGCCGATGCCGAAGCTCTCCTTGACGCATTAATAACCGAAACCGTCGAGCAACCTATCGCCGACGTGCTCACAGCATGGAACGCAAAGGGTGTTTCGTCCGATGAGATCTATGAGTTTGCCCGCATTCTTCGCTCGCGAATGAATCGTGTGAATTCGGTTCATGAGACGTTCGTTGACATAGTCGGGACCGGTGGCAGTTCGGCCAAGACGTTCAATGTCTCGACCGCGGCCTCGTTCGTTGTTGCGGGTGCGGGCGTTGCGGTAGCAAAGCACGGCAACAAAGCGGCAACGAGCAACTCGGGAAGTGCTGACGTCCTATCGGTGCTCGGAATCGACCCGGCGGTCTCGCCCGAAACCGCCGAAACTTGCCTTAACACGGTCGGCATCTGCTTTATGTTTGCCCCGAATTTTCATCGCCTCTCGCCAACTCTTGCAAAGGTCCGCCGCGGACTCGGCTTCCCGACGATCTTCAATTGCGTCGGCCCGCTTTGCAATCCCGCGTCCGCACCGCACCAGTTGATCGGGGTTTGGGACAAGGAACTTGTGCCGAAAATGGCCGAGGCTCTCGCCCGTTTGGTAACAAAGCGGTCGTGGATAGTGCACGGCGAGGACGGTCTGGATGAAATATCGCCGACCGGGCGAACCTTTGTTGCGGAGATAGAGGGCGATTCGATTCGCCGATTCGAGATAGCTGCCCGTGATTTCGGACTCGGGACTGACGAGCCAAGCGGGCTTCGTTCGAGAGACTCGGCGCACAGCGGCGAGATGATCCGCGGCGTTTTGCTCGGACAGCCGCATTCGCAGAGCGCCGAGGACCTCGTTCTCGTTAACGCCGCCGCTGCACTTTTCATCTCAAACGCCGCGGACAGCTTTGAAAATTCTGTAGACATGGCACGCGAAAGCCTAACCTCGGGCGCGGCCCACAATAAATTGGAGGAGCTGGCCGCCGCGGCACCGATAAAATGA
- the trpC gene encoding indole-3-glycerol phosphate synthase TrpC gives MSTFLEEIIAAKRERIAAAKRVANMPDLKSIAAENSNRPGRLSDALGKPGPAIIAEFKRASPSKGVINDRLDPAATAKAYEAGGAAAISVLTEEDFFAGSMADLIAIRDAVSIPVLRKDFTIDEFQIVESAAAGAAAILLIVAALKQEQLRDFLSVAKGFGLDTIVEVHDREEMEIAVDSGASIIGVNSRNLKTFEVSLDISRSLIELRPEGVLTITESGISKAEEIAELHALGFDAFLIGEMLMRSGDPRGELKRLLNTTETAGA, from the coding sequence ATGAGCACATTTCTCGAAGAGATCATAGCTGCAAAACGGGAACGTATCGCGGCCGCGAAGCGCGTCGCAAACATGCCAGACCTTAAATCGATTGCCGCGGAGAATTCCAATCGGCCCGGAAGGCTTTCCGACGCCCTCGGCAAGCCAGGCCCCGCGATCATTGCGGAATTCAAGCGTGCGTCGCCTTCGAAGGGTGTGATCAACGATCGGCTCGATCCGGCCGCGACTGCGAAAGCCTACGAAGCCGGCGGTGCGGCCGCGATCTCCGTGCTTACCGAGGAAGACTTTTTCGCTGGTTCAATGGCAGACCTCATAGCGATCAGAGATGCCGTCTCGATCCCCGTCCTTCGCAAAGATTTCACGATCGATGAATTCCAGATCGTCGAGTCAGCCGCGGCCGGTGCTGCGGCGATCCTGCTGATAGTCGCTGCACTTAAGCAAGAACAATTGCGTGATTTTTTATCCGTTGCGAAAGGCTTTGGGCTCGATACGATCGTCGAGGTCCATGACCGTGAAGAAATGGAGATAGCGGTCGATTCGGGAGCATCGATCATCGGCGTCAATAGCCGCAACCTGAAAACGTTCGAGGTCTCGCTCGATATTTCACGCTCGCTCATTGAGCTCCGGCCCGAAGGCGTTTTGACGATCACCGAAAGCGGCATATCCAAAGCGGAAGAGATAGCCGAACTCCACGCGCTCGGCTTCGACGCATTTCTGATAGGCGAGATGCTAATGCGGAGCGGCGACCCGAGAGGCGAATTGAAACGACTACTCAACACGACGGAGACGGCGGGAGCGTAG
- a CDS encoding phosphoribosylanthranilate isomerase, translating into MVKVKICGITNLEDALATAELGADMLGFNFYSGSKRHIELATAAGIVKRLESGIESIGVFVNADMEAIQRTVDIVGLTAVQLHGDETPEFVAKISEACGVPVIKAIRVSADFRAEAVRDIPVDSILLDVYSPEAYGGTGEQFDWRIASEVRQHVERLFLAGGLTPKNVGEAVKLVRPYAVDVASGVESSARKKDAKKMEAFIRNAKGI; encoded by the coding sequence ATGGTGAAGGTCAAGATCTGCGGAATTACAAATCTTGAGGACGCTCTCGCGACGGCGGAACTCGGTGCGGATATGCTCGGTTTTAACTTTTATAGTGGAAGCAAGCGACACATCGAGCTCGCAACGGCGGCTGGAATTGTGAAACGCTTGGAGAGCGGTATCGAATCGATCGGTGTCTTCGTGAATGCAGATATGGAGGCTATTCAAAGGACGGTCGACATCGTCGGCCTCACCGCCGTTCAGCTTCACGGCGACGAGACGCCGGAGTTTGTTGCGAAGATCAGTGAGGCCTGCGGCGTGCCGGTGATAAAGGCGATTCGTGTCTCTGCCGATTTCCGTGCGGAAGCAGTTCGCGACATCCCTGTGGATTCAATTCTGCTCGACGTTTATTCGCCAGAGGCATACGGCGGAACGGGCGAGCAGTTTGATTGGAGAATTGCATCAGAGGTGAGACAGCACGTTGAACGGCTTTTTCTCGCCGGCGGCCTAACGCCTAAAAACGTAGGCGAGGCGGTCAAGCTTGTGCGGCCCTATGCCGTTGATGTGGCGAGTGGGGTAGAAAGCTCGGCGAGGAAAAAGGATGCGAAAAAGATGGAGGCGTTCATCCGAAACGCGAAAGGAATATGA
- the trpB gene encoding tryptophan synthase subunit beta, giving the protein MNKYEPDERGYWGEFGGRFVPETLVAPLDELTAGYFALRNNEEFHREFNYYLRDFAGRPTPLYFAERLTERLGRARIFLKREDLTHTGAHKINNAIGQILLARRMGKTRIIAETGAGQHGVATATVCARFGLECVIYMGTEDIRRQELNVFRMRMLGAEVRGVDSGSRTLKDAINESLRDWVTNVSNTYYLLGSALGPHPYPLMVRDFQSVIGREAREQFLEREGSLPDALVACVGGGSNAIGLFHPFLADDVRMIGVEAGGNGLEVGMHAARFAAGGHIGILQGTKSYVLQDDAGQVAATHSISAGLDYASIGPEHAYLRSIGRVEYASASDDEALAAFKELSATEGIIPALETAHGIAHAIKIAPTLSRDATMIVNLSGRGDKDLMSVAEYENRRSER; this is encoded by the coding sequence ATGAACAAATACGAACCAGATGAACGCGGATATTGGGGCGAATTTGGCGGGCGTTTTGTCCCGGAGACGCTGGTCGCTCCGCTCGATGAATTAACCGCCGGATACTTTGCGTTACGTAACAATGAGGAGTTTCATCGCGAGTTCAATTACTACCTCCGCGATTTCGCCGGCCGCCCGACGCCGCTTTACTTTGCCGAAAGGCTTACCGAACGGCTCGGTCGTGCCCGCATTTTTCTGAAACGCGAGGATCTGACCCACACCGGGGCTCATAAAATTAATAACGCTATCGGCCAGATACTTCTTGCCCGCCGGATGGGGAAAACTCGGATCATCGCCGAGACCGGTGCCGGTCAACACGGCGTTGCCACAGCGACTGTCTGTGCGAGGTTCGGGCTCGAGTGCGTCATCTACATGGGCACCGAGGACATTCGCCGGCAGGAGCTCAACGTCTTCCGAATGCGGATGCTCGGAGCCGAGGTTCGCGGTGTCGATTCGGGCTCGCGAACGCTGAAAGATGCTATTAACGAATCTTTACGCGACTGGGTAACGAATGTAAGCAATACTTATTACTTGCTCGGGTCGGCGCTTGGCCCGCACCCGTATCCGCTGATGGTCAGAGATTTTCAAAGCGTTATCGGCCGAGAGGCCCGCGAGCAGTTTCTCGAACGCGAGGGCTCGCTCCCGGACGCTCTCGTTGCCTGTGTCGGCGGCGGCTCGAATGCGATCGGGCTTTTTCATCCATTTCTCGCAGACGATGTCCGTATGATCGGAGTCGAGGCCGGTGGCAACGGGCTCGAGGTTGGGATGCACGCGGCACGCTTTGCCGCCGGCGGGCACATCGGCATTTTGCAGGGCACAAAAAGCTACGTCCTTCAGGATGATGCCGGGCAGGTCGCGGCAACGCATTCTATCTCGGCCGGGCTCGATTATGCCTCGATCGGCCCGGAGCACGCCTATCTTCGCTCCATCGGCCGCGTTGAGTACGCCTCGGCGAGCGACGACGAAGCATTGGCCGCTTTCAAGGAACTTTCCGCGACCGAAGGCATAATCCCGGCACTCGAGACCGCTCACGGAATAGCCCACGCGATCAAGATAGCCCCAACGCTTTCGCGCGACGCGACAATGATCGTCAATCTTTCCGGCCGCGGCGATAAGGACCTTATGTCGGTTGCCGAATATGAGAACAGGAGGTCGGAACGATGA
- a CDS encoding tryptophan synthase subunit alpha, which yields MSRIALTFAELHSAGRKGFIPFVSAGDPDLETSLEIVHALAELGSDIIELGVPFSDPMADGPTIQASSMRALANGVRLDDVIGLSRRFREKSDVPIVLFSYLNPLHRYGLERLARDAAAAGIDGVLVTDAVDEEAAEIGSLLRANGLDLISLIAPTTSDERLAKIAANASGFLYAVSRAGVTGARAETSSSAEELVRRARKFTDLPVAVGFGISTREQIEEVWEYADAAVVGSAIVAEIERSIPSGNVPERVRSFVGGLLPEVANAGTEN from the coding sequence ATGAGCAGGATCGCATTGACATTCGCAGAGCTGCATTCGGCCGGGCGGAAAGGCTTTATACCGTTCGTGTCGGCGGGCGATCCTGACCTCGAAACTTCTCTTGAGATCGTTCACGCTCTTGCCGAGCTTGGCTCCGATATCATCGAGCTTGGAGTTCCCTTCTCCGACCCAATGGCCGACGGCCCGACGATCCAGGCATCATCGATGCGAGCTCTCGCCAACGGCGTGCGGCTGGACGATGTGATCGGGCTGAGCCGTCGTTTTCGTGAAAAGAGCGACGTGCCAATAGTGCTTTTCAGCTACCTTAACCCGCTTCACCGCTATGGCCTTGAGCGGCTGGCTCGCGATGCGGCGGCGGCCGGGATCGACGGTGTGCTTGTAACTGATGCGGTCGATGAAGAAGCAGCCGAGATCGGCTCGCTTCTTCGTGCTAACGGCCTCGACCTGATATCGCTTATCGCTCCGACGACGAGCGACGAAAGGCTTGCGAAGATAGCTGCGAATGCGAGCGGATTTCTTTACGCCGTTTCGCGAGCCGGTGTAACCGGTGCCCGTGCGGAGACGAGTTCGTCGGCTGAAGAACTCGTCCGACGCGCGAGGAAATTTACCGATCTGCCGGTAGCCGTCGGGTTCGGTATTTCGACCCGCGAACAGATCGAGGAAGTTTGGGAATATGCCGATGCCGCGGTGGTCGGATCGGCGATCGTGGCGGAGATCGAGCGCTCGATCCCGTCGGGTAATGTGCCGGAACGCGTTCGCTCGTTCGTCGGCGGACTGCTGCCCGAGGTTGCAAATGCGGGCACGGAAAATTAA
- the aroF gene encoding 3-deoxy-7-phosphoheptulonate synthase encodes MLIVMKADASQSDIERVVQVIERLGFKGHAMPGESRTAIGITGNRGSVDPTHFENLPGVAEAIRVTKPYKLISSDLKPGRSVVKVGTASIGGGSLAMIAGPCAVESAEQVFAAAEAVAASGAKFFRGGAFKPRTSPYAFQGKGEDGLKILAEVRDRFGLNIVTEAMDEHGIDLVEQYGDCIQIGARNMQNFSLLKYAGKASKPVLLKRGLSATLDEFLLAAEYIMAEGNYNVILCERGIRTFADHARNTMDLSIVPAVRRLSHLPIIIDPSHGTGHNYMVEPLALAGTAVGADGLIIEVHPCPEEALCDGAQALTTDQFSRLYSKVRQVHSVIAAQNDTEEIHQSLEQIA; translated from the coding sequence ATGCTTATCGTAATGAAGGCCGACGCCTCACAGTCGGATATCGAAAGGGTTGTTCAGGTAATCGAAAGGCTCGGGTTCAAAGGCCATGCGATGCCTGGCGAGAGCCGGACGGCGATCGGCATTACCGGCAATCGCGGCTCAGTTGACCCGACGCATTTCGAAAATCTGCCCGGCGTCGCCGAAGCTATCCGGGTTACCAAACCCTACAAGCTGATCTCGAGTGATCTGAAGCCCGGCCGATCGGTCGTCAAAGTAGGCACTGCATCGATCGGCGGCGGCAGCCTGGCAATGATCGCGGGGCCCTGCGCGGTCGAATCAGCCGAGCAGGTTTTCGCAGCCGCTGAGGCCGTCGCTGCGAGCGGAGCGAAATTCTTCCGCGGTGGTGCGTTCAAGCCGCGAACATCGCCTTACGCCTTTCAGGGTAAAGGCGAAGATGGGCTGAAGATCCTTGCCGAGGTTCGCGACCGCTTTGGGCTGAATATCGTAACGGAAGCGATGGACGAGCATGGTATCGATCTGGTCGAACAATACGGCGATTGCATACAGATCGGCGCCCGCAATATGCAGAATTTCTCGCTGCTTAAATATGCTGGAAAGGCCTCGAAACCGGTGCTTTTAAAACGCGGGCTTTCCGCGACTCTCGACGAATTTCTCCTGGCGGCCGAGTACATCATGGCCGAGGGAAACTACAACGTGATCCTTTGCGAACGCGGCATTCGCACATTCGCCGACCACGCTCGGAACACAATGGACCTCTCGATCGTCCCGGCGGTCCGAAGGCTCTCGCACCTGCCGATCATAATCGATCCCTCGCACGGCACCGGCCATAACTACATGGTCGAGCCGCTTGCTCTTGCAGGAACCGCCGTTGGCGCGGACGGCCTCATCATCGAGGTGCATCCCTGTCCCGAAGAAGCCCTTTGCGACGGAGCCCAAGCCCTGACGACTGATCAGTTTTCCAGATTGTATTCGAAGGTCCGGCAAGTTCACTCAGTTATTGCGGCCCAAAACGATACGGAAGAAATACACCAGTCGCTCGAACAAATTGCTTGA
- a CDS encoding AbrB/MazE/SpoVT family DNA-binding domain-containing protein: MRKSLTMIGNSMGIIIDKPILDLLGIGRESEVEITTDGRRLIIEPAEELGDTAEVRKLSKKVLKTHSKTFRKLAE; this comes from the coding sequence ATGCGAAAGTCGCTTACAATGATTGGTAACAGCATGGGTATCATAATTGACAAGCCCATTCTTGACCTGCTTGGCATCGGAAGAGAATCAGAGGTCGAGATCACCACCGACGGACGCCGATTGATCATCGAACCGGCTGAAGAGCTAGGTGATACGGCTGAAGTGCGGAAGCTTTCGAAAAAAGTCCTTAAAACCCACTCGAAAACCTTTCGAAAACTGGCTGAATGA
- a CDS encoding type II toxin-antitoxin system death-on-curing family toxin encodes MTEPRFLTLEEVFVIHEESLDAYGGLDGIRDRNLLESAVMMPQSSFGGEYLHTDLFEMAAAYAFHIAENQPFLDGNKRTALASAMVFLELNGWEFGDEDDLTLYHAMIAVARREKDKQDLSELFRQMVHKK; translated from the coding sequence ATGACGGAACCCAGATTTCTGACGCTGGAGGAGGTCTTCGTTATTCACGAGGAGTCGCTTGACGCATATGGCGGCCTTGACGGGATACGCGACCGCAACCTTCTTGAATCGGCTGTAATGATGCCGCAGTCGTCCTTCGGCGGTGAATATCTTCATACAGATCTATTCGAAATGGCCGCGGCGTATGCTTTTCATATCGCGGAGAATCAGCCGTTCCTCGATGGCAATAAACGAACGGCCCTCGCATCGGCGATGGTGTTTCTAGAGCTCAACGGCTGGGAATTTGGCGACGAAGATGATCTCACGCTCTACCACGCAATGATCGCCGTCGCTAGACGCGAAAAGGACAAGCAGGATCTATCCGAACTTTTTCGTCAAATGGTCCACAAAAAATAA
- a CDS encoding helix-turn-helix transcriptional regulator: MAYSNEKFLDTAELGRAVKRRREELKLSLRDVADVTNVSASTLSRIENGTGKPDSDNIARLSAWLDMPIDRLMTKKAEEVEPVIYYPHEATPEIVEAHLRADKNLSSETAQALSELFRVAYKQFSTPQQQQKGKK; this comes from the coding sequence ATGGCTTATAGCAACGAAAAATTTCTGGATACTGCGGAGCTTGGAAGAGCGGTCAAGCGGCGTCGGGAAGAATTAAAGCTTAGCTTGCGCGACGTGGCCGATGTGACCAATGTCTCGGCCTCAACGCTTTCGCGGATAGAAAATGGCACCGGAAAGCCGGATTCGGACAATATCGCACGGCTTTCGGCCTGGCTTGATATGCCGATCGACCGCCTTATGACAAAGAAGGCTGAAGAGGTCGAACCGGTGATCTATTACCCGCATGAGGCAACGCCCGAGATCGTAGAAGCTCATCTGAGGGCAGATAAGAACCTCAGCTCAGAGACTGCTCAAGCACTTTCGGAGCTTTTCCGGGTGGCTTATAAACAGTTCAGCACGCCTCAGCAGCAGCAAAAGGGAAAGAAATAA
- a CDS encoding VOC family protein codes for MSEATEGYGPMPAHGEFCWVEIASTELEKCRSFYGNVFGWEFKRSQAAGEDFPYLEFSSCGTEQPDGALYAMTPEMFGGEPMPPAHIAHYIAVDDCDAAAAKASGLGATILKGPEDIPNVGKMAFLSDPSGAMFAMIALGQQGGKQ; via the coding sequence ATGTCTGAAGCTACAGAAGGTTACGGCCCGATGCCGGCACATGGCGAGTTTTGCTGGGTCGAGATCGCCTCGACCGAACTTGAAAAGTGCCGGTCGTTCTACGGCAACGTATTTGGCTGGGAGTTCAAGCGGAGTCAGGCGGCCGGCGAGGACTTTCCATACCTCGAGTTTTCGTCTTGCGGTACTGAACAGCCCGATGGCGCGCTCTACGCGATGACGCCCGAGATGTTCGGTGGAGAACCGATGCCGCCGGCCCATATTGCTCATTACATCGCCGTAGATGACTGCGATGCGGCGGCTGCGAAAGCCTCCGGGCTTGGTGCGACCATCCTGAAAGGCCCGGAAGATATCCCGAACGTAGGAAAAATGGCTTTTCTCTCCGACCCGAGCGGGGCAATGTTCGCGATGATCGCTCTCGGGCAGCAAGGAGGAAAACAATGA